Proteins from one Desulfovibrio intestinalis genomic window:
- a CDS encoding triose-phosphate isomerase, protein MSNIIHQSGGSRTLVMQEPEKPQLYRELFPYTSVCRTSFDEVLLAPRPAEQMRITDTTFRDGQQARPPYTVKQVAKMFDFLHRLGGKTGLITASEFFLYSAKDRKCIDVCRARGYRFPRVTAWIRATKDDLKLARDMEFDETGMLTSVSDYHIFLKLGKTRQQAMDMYVGMAEQALEWGIIPRCHFEDITRADIYGFCLPLAQRLMELSRQSGMPVKIRLCDTMGYGVPYPGAALPRSVQRIVRAFTDEAGVPGQWLEWHGHNDFHKVLVNGVTAWLNGCGAVNSTLFGFGERTGNTPLEALLVEYISLTGDDAAADTTVLNEVAQFFEKELHYRIPHNYPFVGRDFNATSAGVHADGLAKNEEIYNIFDTNHLLGRPVPIIITDKTGRAGVAYWINTNLHLEKDRQVSKKHPAVGNIYDAIMAVYEETGRTTHFSHEEMEALVQKFMPELFASEFDHMKQLAGELSANLIVRLVHNKDLLDFGKKACGRLDEFVRKYPFIQYCYLTDAQGRLKCSAITDPVYKETYEALPIGYDFSDRQWFKMPMQSGDLHIMDVYQSHFTGKLIITVSCAVTDEKDNIVGVIGVDIQLEQLLKRARSLQHETEDSDDND, encoded by the coding sequence ATGAGCAATATCATCCACCAAAGCGGAGGCAGCCGTACCCTGGTTATGCAGGAGCCTGAAAAACCCCAGCTCTACCGCGAACTTTTTCCCTATACCAGCGTCTGCCGAACGTCCTTTGACGAAGTGCTGCTGGCCCCGCGCCCTGCGGAGCAAATGCGTATTACCGACACGACCTTTCGTGACGGCCAGCAGGCCCGCCCGCCCTATACCGTCAAGCAAGTGGCCAAGATGTTCGATTTTCTGCACCGGCTGGGCGGCAAAACCGGCCTGATCACTGCTTCGGAATTTTTTCTTTATTCCGCCAAGGACCGCAAGTGCATCGACGTGTGCCGCGCCCGTGGCTACCGCTTCCCCCGGGTAACCGCGTGGATCCGCGCCACCAAGGACGACCTCAAGCTGGCCCGCGATATGGAATTTGACGAAACCGGCATGCTCACCAGCGTGTCGGACTACCATATTTTTCTCAAACTTGGCAAAACCCGCCAGCAGGCTATGGACATGTATGTGGGCATGGCCGAGCAGGCTCTGGAGTGGGGCATCATTCCCCGCTGCCATTTTGAGGACATCACCAGGGCCGATATTTACGGTTTCTGCCTGCCCCTCGCCCAACGGTTGATGGAGCTTTCGCGCCAGAGCGGCATGCCTGTCAAAATTCGCCTGTGCGACACTATGGGCTACGGCGTGCCCTACCCCGGCGCGGCCCTGCCCCGCTCTGTGCAGCGCATCGTCCGCGCATTTACCGACGAAGCGGGCGTTCCCGGCCAGTGGCTTGAATGGCACGGACATAACGATTTCCATAAGGTGCTTGTTAACGGCGTTACCGCATGGCTGAACGGCTGCGGCGCGGTCAACAGCACGCTTTTCGGCTTTGGCGAACGCACGGGCAATACCCCGCTCGAAGCCCTGCTGGTGGAATACATATCCCTCACAGGCGACGATGCCGCCGCCGACACCACCGTTCTGAATGAAGTGGCCCAGTTCTTTGAAAAAGAACTGCACTACCGCATTCCCCACAACTATCCCTTTGTGGGCCGCGACTTCAACGCTACCAGCGCGGGTGTGCACGCAGACGGTCTGGCCAAAAACGAAGAGATCTACAATATCTTCGACACCAATCACCTGCTTGGCCGTCCGGTGCCCATCATCATCACCGACAAAACGGGCCGCGCAGGCGTGGCATACTGGATCAACACCAACCTCCATCTTGAAAAAGACCGGCAGGTTTCCAAAAAGCACCCGGCCGTGGGCAATATCTACGACGCCATTATGGCCGTCTACGAAGAAACCGGGCGCACCACACACTTCTCGCACGAAGAAATGGAAGCCCTTGTGCAAAAGTTCATGCCCGAGCTCTTTGCTTCTGAATTCGACCACATGAAACAGCTGGCTGGCGAACTTTCCGCCAACCTTATTGTGCGGCTTGTGCACAACAAGGACCTGCTGGATTTTGGCAAAAAAGCCTGCGGCAGACTGGACGAATTCGTACGCAAGTATCCCTTTATCCAGTACTGCTACCTCACGGACGCCCAGGGCCGCCTCAAGTGTTCGGCCATCACCGACCCCGTGTACAAAGAAACCTACGAAGCCCTGCCCATTGGCTACGACTTCTCGGACCGCCAGTGGTTCAAGATGCCCATGCAGAGCGGCGACCTGCATATTATGGACGTGTATCAGTCGCACTTCACGGGCAAGCTCATTATTACCGTGTCCTGCGCTGTTACGGATGAAAAAGACAATATCGTCGGCGTGATCGGCGTTGACATCCAGCTTGAGCAACTGCTCAAACGCGCGCGCTCTCTCCAGCACGAAACAGAAGACAGCGACGACAACGACTAG